The following are encoded in a window of Phaseolus vulgaris cultivar G19833 chromosome 3, P. vulgaris v2.0, whole genome shotgun sequence genomic DNA:
- the LOC137808464 gene encoding auxin-responsive protein SAUR50-like, whose amino-acid sequence MGIRKSNQAEVVKQIVRRCSSFGKKQGYNEEGLPEDVPKGHFAVYVGENRTRYIVPISWLPHPQFQTLLQRAEEEFGFNHDMGLTIPCDELVFEFLTSMIR is encoded by the coding sequence ATGGGCATAAGAAAATCCAACCAAGCAGAAGTGGTGAAGCAAATAGTGAGAAGGTGTTCAAGTTTTGGAAAGAAACAGGGCTACAATGAAGAGGGTCTTCCTGAAGATGTGCCAAAAGGGCACTTTGCAGTGTATGTTGGTGAAAACAGGACAAGATATATTGTCCCAATTTCATGGTTGCCTCATCCACAGTTTCAGACTCTTCTCCAAAGAGCTGAAGAGGAGTTTGGGTTCAATCATGACATGGGCCTTACAATCCCATGTGATGAACTTGTTTTTGAGTTTCTTACCTCCATGATTAGATGA